A genomic segment from Aquila chrysaetos chrysaetos chromosome 11, bAquChr1.4, whole genome shotgun sequence encodes:
- the TMED1 gene encoding transmembrane emp24 domain-containing protein 1 isoform X3, whose amino-acid sequence MAARWLWLLALCTGPAAAPPPPDAEVTFVLPAGRRECFYQGAPGNASLEAEYQVIGGAGLDVDFSLESPSGLLLVSESRRSDGAHTVEPTEAGDYKLCFDNSFSTISEKLVFFELIFDSAQEEEEEEEEEEEGDGWVEAAEPEDTLDVKIEDIKESIETMKSRLERSIQMQTLLRAFEARDRNLQESNLGRVNFWSAVNLGVLVVVAFLQVYMLKSLFEDKRTVRT is encoded by the exons ATGGCGGCGCggtggctgtggctgctggcGCTCTGCaccgggcccgccgccgccccgccgccccccgacGCCGAGGTGACGTTCGTCCTGCCCGCCGGCCGCCGGGAATGCTTCTACCAGGGCGCGCCCGGGAACGCCTCCCTGGAGGCCGAGTACCAG GTGATCGGTGGGGCCGGGCTGGATGTCGACTTTTCCCTGGAGAGTCCCTCGGGGCTGCTGCTGGTCAGCGAGTCCCGCCGCTCCGACGGGGCGCACAC CGTGGAGCCCACCGAGGCCGGCGACTACAAGCTCTGCTTCGACAACTCCTTCAGCACCATCTCGGAGAAGCTGGTGTTCTTCGAGCTCATCTTCGACAGCgcccaggaggaggaggaggaagaggaggaggaggaggaaggcgacGGCTGGGTGGAGGCGGCGGAGCCCGAGGACACGCTGGACGTCAAAATCGAGGACATCAAG GAATCCATCGAGACCATGAAGAGCCGCCTGGAACGGAGCATCCAGATGCAGACGCTGCTTCGAGCCTTCGAGGCCCGAGACCGTAACCTGCAGGAGAGCAACCTGGGCCGGGTGAACTTCTGGTCGGCCGTCAACCTGGGcgtgctggtggtggtggcttTCCTCCAGGTCTACATGCTGAAGAGCCTCTTCGAGGACAAGAGGACGGTGCGGACGTAG
- the TMED1 gene encoding transmembrane emp24 domain-containing protein 1 isoform X1, with translation MAARWLWLLALCTGPAAAPPPPDAEVTFVLPAGRRECFYQGAPGNASLEAEYQVIGGAGLDVDFSLESPSGLLLVSESRRSDGAHTVEPTEAGDYKLCFDNSFSTISEKLVFFELIFDSAQEEEEEEEEEEEGDGWVEAAEPEDTLDVKIEDIKVRMRFDEAEREVLRLGRYPYRPGMKASEPPRGGGRAGHEPATRAGSLGIQPPPGRHHRQRGRQGKGGDSAPRVQRDPPGSPAFGFSSIGLTVGLDDLKSLFQPKLFRNSAPSSGVLSRGRRGTCGSGSGGARGADPRAGRVGGVQPGGEKAPGRPSCTSRCCPERRGQTLSAGRQRRDKGEGFSAKRGAIRPGSREEILPAEGGEALAEAAQGGGRCPVRPWDPSGPGWPGL, from the exons ATGGCGGCGCggtggctgtggctgctggcGCTCTGCaccgggcccgccgccgccccgccgccccccgacGCCGAGGTGACGTTCGTCCTGCCCGCCGGCCGCCGGGAATGCTTCTACCAGGGCGCGCCCGGGAACGCCTCCCTGGAGGCCGAGTACCAG GTGATCGGTGGGGCCGGGCTGGATGTCGACTTTTCCCTGGAGAGTCCCTCGGGGCTGCTGCTGGTCAGCGAGTCCCGCCGCTCCGACGGGGCGCACAC CGTGGAGCCCACCGAGGCCGGCGACTACAAGCTCTGCTTCGACAACTCCTTCAGCACCATCTCGGAGAAGCTGGTGTTCTTCGAGCTCATCTTCGACAGCgcccaggaggaggaggaggaagaggaggaggaggaggaaggcgacGGCTGGGTGGAGGCGGCGGAGCCCGAGGACACGCTGGACGTCAAAATCGAGGACATCAAGGTGCGGATGAGGTTCGACGAGGCCGAGCGTGAGGTCCTGCGGCTGGGCCGGTATCCTTACCGGCCGGGGATGAAGGCATCGGAGCCACCCcgtggaggaggaagagccgGACACGAGCCGGCGACGCGTGCCGGTAGCCTGGGAATCCAACCGCCTCCCGGGCGGCATCACCGGCAGCGTGGCCGGCAGGgcaagggaggggattctgcccctcgAGTCCAGCGAGACCCCCCCGGCAGTCCTGCGTTTGGATTCAGCAGCATTGGGTTGACGGtcggactcgatgatcttaaaagtcttttccaacctaaattattccgtaattctgctcccagctctggggtgctcagcagaggaaggagagggaccTGCGGGAGCGGGTCCGGAGGAGCCCGCGGAGCTGATCCGAGGGCTGGAAGAGTTGGGGGTGTTCAGCCCGGAGGGGAGAAGGCTCCGGGAAGACCTTCTTGCACCTCGCGGTGCTGCCCAGAAAGACGGGGACAGACTCTTTCGGCGGGCCGGCAGCGCCGGGACAAGGGGGAAGGGTTTTCGGCTAAAAGAGGGGCGATTCGGCCCGGCTCTAGGGAGGAAATTCTTCCCGCCGAGGGGGGTGAGGCCCTggcagaggctgcccagggagggggTCGATGCCCCGTCCGTCCCTGGGACCCTTCGGGGCCGGGCTGGCCGGGGCTCTGA
- the C11H19orf38 gene encoding protein HIDE1 isoform X2 gives MRLEFLLFVAGAMAAPRLSPPPLGLLFQEDGGSPKISCFAPQSYAGSTFELFATGADVPAQSVSANPGQHKVDFTLDGTALASRCYRCRYRSYNGSAWQMSAFSMEIVVNASGDAGCHPPTAAPTGRPLPTSTTLRQDRSWLLPVAISVAGLVLLLLAAAAVVACRGSRRLAGRKRGTPPPSFPMTTASTPSA, from the exons atgaggctGGAGTTTCTCCTCTTTGTGGCAG GAGCCATGGCAGCGCCGAggctctccccgccgccgctcggGCTCCTCTTCCAAGAGGACGGGGGTTCCCCGAAAATCAGCTGCTTCGCCCCGCAGAGCTACGCCGGCAGCACCTTCGAGCTCTTTGCGACGGGCGCCGATGTCCCCGCGCAGAGTGTCTCCGCCAACCCGGGTCAGCACAAGGTTGATTTCACCCTGGATGGGACCGCGCTGGCCTCCCGGTGCTACCGGTGCAGGTACCGGAGCTATAACGGCAGCGCCTGGCAGATGTCGGCATTCAGCATGGAGATTGTGGTGAACG CCTCGGGTGACGCCGGCTGTCATCCCCCCACCGCCGCCCCGACCGGCCGTCCTCTGCCGACCTCCACCACTCTGCGGCAAG ATCGTTCCTGGCTTCTCCCAGTTGCCATCAGCGTGGCCggcctggtgctgctgctgctggcagcggcggcggtggtggcCTGTCGAG GCAGCAGGCGTCTTGCTGGACGGAAACGCGGTACCCCACCACCG AGCTTTCCTATGACAACTGCGTCTACGCCGTCAGCGTG A
- the C11H19orf38 gene encoding protein HIDE1 isoform X1, whose amino-acid sequence MRLEFLLFVAGAMAAPRLSPPPLGLLFQEDGGSPKISCFAPQSYAGSTFELFATGADVPAQSVSANPGQHKVDFTLDGTALASRCYRCRYRSYNGSAWQMSAFSMEIVVNASGDAGCHPPTAAPTGRPLPTSTTLRQDRSWLLPVAISVAGLVLLLLAAAAVVACRVKARRQRAKRQQASCWTETRYPTTELSYDNCVYAVSVNAQPGAADGTGTPPVSPQRYPQASPPMASHFSTFRSLA is encoded by the exons atgaggctGGAGTTTCTCCTCTTTGTGGCAG GAGCCATGGCAGCGCCGAggctctccccgccgccgctcggGCTCCTCTTCCAAGAGGACGGGGGTTCCCCGAAAATCAGCTGCTTCGCCCCGCAGAGCTACGCCGGCAGCACCTTCGAGCTCTTTGCGACGGGCGCCGATGTCCCCGCGCAGAGTGTCTCCGCCAACCCGGGTCAGCACAAGGTTGATTTCACCCTGGATGGGACCGCGCTGGCCTCCCGGTGCTACCGGTGCAGGTACCGGAGCTATAACGGCAGCGCCTGGCAGATGTCGGCATTCAGCATGGAGATTGTGGTGAACG CCTCGGGTGACGCCGGCTGTCATCCCCCCACCGCCGCCCCGACCGGCCGTCCTCTGCCGACCTCCACCACTCTGCGGCAAG ATCGTTCCTGGCTTCTCCCAGTTGCCATCAGCGTGGCCggcctggtgctgctgctgctggcagcggcggcggtggtggcCTGTCGAG TCAAGGCCAGGAGACAGCGGGCAAAGAG GCAGCAGGCGTCTTGCTGGACGGAAACGCGGTACCCCACCACCG AGCTTTCCTATGACAACTGCGTCTACGCCGTCAGCGTG AATGCGCAGCCAGGAGCCGCCGACGGCACCGGCACACCCCCGGTGTCCCCACAGAGATACCCCCAGGCGTCCCCCCCCATGGCATCCCACTTCAGCACCTTCAGGTCCTTGGCATGA
- the CARM1 gene encoding histone-arginine methyltransferase CARM1, producing the protein MAAVSVFPGVRLLTIGDANGEIQRHQEQQPLRLEVRTGPDSAGLALYGHEDVCVFKCSVSRETECSRVGKQSFIITLGCNSVLIQFATPNDFCSFYNILKNCRGHNTERSVFSERTEESSAVQYFQFYGYLSQQQNMMQDYVRTGTYQRAILQNHSDFKDKIVLDVGCGSGILSFFAAQAGARKIYAVEASTMAQHAEVLVKSNNLTDRIVVIPGKVEEVSLPEQVDIIISEPMGYMLFNERMLESYLHAKKYLKPSGNMFPTIGDVHLAPFTDEQLYMEQFTKANFWYQPSFHGVDLSALRGAAVDEYFRQPVVDTFDIRILMAKSVKYTVNFLEAKEGDLHRIEIPFKFHMLHSGLVHGLAFWFDVAFIGSIMTVWLSTAPTEPLTHWYQVRCLFQSPLFAKAGDTLSGTCLLIANKRQSYDISIVAQVDQTGSKSSNLLDLKNPFFRYTGTTPSPPPGSHYTSPSENMWNTGSTYNMSTGMAVAGMPAAYDLSSVIAGGSNVGHNNLIPLANTGIVNHTHSRMGSIMSTGIVQGSSSGQSGGGSSTHYPLNSQFTMGGPAISMASPMSITTNTMHYGS; encoded by the exons ATGGCCGCGGTGTCGGTGTTCCCCGGCGTGCGGCTCCTCACCATCGGGGACGCCAACGGCGAGATCCAGCGGCACCAGGAGCAGCAGCCGCTGCGCCTCGAGGTCCGCACCGGCCCCGACAGCGCCGGCCTGGCGCTCTACGGCC atgaAGACGTCTGCGTGTTCAAGTGCTCCGTGTCCCGCGAGACCGAGTGCAGCCGCGTGGGCAAACAGTCCTTCATCATCACGCTGGGCTGCAACAGTGTCCTCATCCAGTTCGCCACCCCCAACG atttctgttccttttataACATCCTGAAAAACTGCCGGGGCCACAACACGGAGCGCTCGGTGTTCAGCGAGCGGACGGAGGAATCATCGGCCGTGCAGTACTTCCAG TTCTACGGGTACCTGTCCCAGCAGCAGAACATGATGCAGGACTACGTCCGGACGGGCACCTACCAGCGAGCCATCCTGCAGAACCACAGCGACTTCAAAGACAAG ATCGTCCTGGACGTCGGCTGCGGCTCCGGCATCCTCTCCTTCTTCGCGGCACAGGCCGGGGCGAGGAAGATCTATGCGGTGGAAGCCAGCACCATGGCCCAGCACGCAGAG GTACTGGTGAAGAGCAACAACCTGACGGACCGGATCGTGGTGATTCCAGGGAAGGTGGAGGAGGTCTCGCTGCCCGAGCAGGTGGACATCATCATCTCCGAGCCCATGGGCTACATGCTCTTCAACGAGCGGATGCTGGAGAGTTACCTCCACGCCAAGAAGTACCTGAAACCCAGCG GGAACATGTTCCCGACGATCGGCGACGTCCACTTGGCCCCGTTCACGGACGAGCAGCTCTACATGGAGCAGTTCACCAAGGCCAATTTCTG GTACCAGCCATCTTTCCACGGCGTCGACCTCTCTGCGCTCCGAGGGGCGGCCGTGGATGAGTATTTCAGGCAGCCCGTGGTG gaCACCTTCGATATCAGGATCTTAATGGCCAAATCAGTCAAATACACCGTGAACTTCTTAGAAGCAAAGGAAGGCGATTTGCACAG GATAGAAATCCCCTTCAAGTTCCACATGCTGCATTCGGGGCTGGTCCACGGCTTGGCCTTCTGGTTCGACGTAGCCTTCATCGGCTCCAT aaTGACGGTGTGGCTCTCGACAGCCCCCACCGAGCCGCTGACCCACTGGTACCAGGTCCGCTGCCTGTTCCAGTCACCGCTCTTCGCCAAAGCCGGCGACACGCTCTCAGGGACTTGCCTCCTCATCGCCAACAAGAG acagaGCTACGACATCAGCATCGTGGCTCAGGTAGACCAGACCGGCTCCAAGTCCAGCAATCTCCTCGACCTGAAAAACCCCTTCTTCAG gtaCACAGGGACgaccccctcgcccccccccggctcccacTACACGTCCCCCTCGGAGAACATGTGGAACACGGGCAGCACCTACAACATGAGCACCGGGATGGCCGTGGCCG GCATGCCCGCGGCGTACGACCTCAGCAGCGTTATCGCCGGCGGCTCCAACGTCGGCCACAACAACCTGATCCCTTTAG CCAACACCGGCATCGTGAACCACACTCACTCCAGGATGGGCTCCATCATGAGCACGGGCATCGTCCAAG gctcctccaGCGGCCAGAGCGGCGGCGGCTCCAGCACCCACTACCCCCTCAACAGCCAGTTCACCATGGGGGGTCCCGCCATCTCCATGGCCTCCCCCATGTCCATCACCACCAACACGATGCATTACGGGAGCTAA
- the YIPF2 gene encoding protein YIPF2: protein MAAPDELRFQEFEEAAELLSVTPDAATPRAGEERPSHATVTVGPEEGEPGDDTDTTELLGGQRRPRSFWTFEYYQAFFDVDTHQVLERIKGSVTPLPGKNFVRHRLRNNPDLYGPFWICATLVFALAVSGNLSHLTEKRASPTYHYSPQFHNVTIAATLIYCYAWLVPLALWGFLRWRQSHGAGAYSFLETVCVYGYSLSAYVPTAVLWLIPAAWLQWLLLAVAALLSASVLALTFWPLVRADGRATALAVVAAVVSLHALLAVGCKLYFFQQPPSASPAPSPLHTTVGAEGLRSHAPQLSGTNVSLPGSHPAR from the exons ATGGCCGCCCCCGACGAGCTCCGCTTTCAGG agTTCGAGGAGGCGGCGGAGCTGCTGTCGGTGACCCCCGACGCCGCGACCCCCCGCGCCGGCGAGGAGCGGCCCAGCCACGCCACCGTGACCGTGGGCCCCGAGGAGGGCGAGCCGGGGGACGACACCGACACGACGGAG CTCCTGGGTGGGCAGAGGCGGCCGCGCAGCTTCTGGACCTTCGAGTACTACCAGGCCTTCTTCGACGTCGACACCCACCAG GTGCTGGAGAGGATCAAGGGCTCGGTGACGCCGCTGCCGGGGAAGAATTTTGTGCGTCACCGCCTGCGCAACAACCCCGACCTGTACG ggCCCTTCTGGATCTGCGCCACGCTGGTGTTCGCCCTGGCCGTCAGCGGGAACCTCTCCCACCTGACGGAGAAGCGAGCGTCCCCCACCTACCACTACAGCCCCCAGTTCCACAACG tCACCATCGCCGCCACCCTCATCTACTGCTACGCCTGGCTGGTGCCGCTGGCGCTGTGGGGGTTCCTGCGGTGGCGGCAGAGCCACGGGGCCGGCGCCTACAGCTTCTTGGAGACCGTCTGCGTCTACGGCTACTCCCTCTCCGCCTACGTCCCCACCGCG GTCCTGTGGCTGATCCCGGCCGCCTGGctgcagtggctgctgctggccgTGGCCGCGCTGCTCTCGGCGTCGGTGCTGGCCCTCACCTTCTGGCCGCTGGTCCGTGCCGACGGCCGGGCAACCGCGCTGGCCGTGGTGGCCGCCGTCGTCTCCCTGCACGCCCTCCTCGCCGTCGGCTGCAAG ctctaCTTTTTCCAGCAGCCGCCGAGCGCCAGCCCGGCCCCTTCCCCGCTGCACACCACGGTGGGGGCCGAGGGGCTCCGCAGCCACGCACCGCAGCTCTCCGGCACCAACGTCTCCCTGCCGGGCTCCCACCCTGCAcggtga
- the TIMM29 gene encoding mitochondrial import inner membrane translocase subunit Tim29, translating to MAEPLAAGTKRTAVVPDPPTGPGPPGTGPVRPPPPQAADPRPWHPPKPPRGPRGSVLPVPPPRPGFLPVRPSPASPPFAPPTWFPPLRWFRPVRRQVRPGGTRFRSWRRRRPGGGRGLWGRVAESRIGRWWRALLQDYAAAVREAAEGARRRPGAAAGSLAGLAGAAACAAAVPSAESFEAATVEAAGTLLLLSPSTRSPAADRHVQRLLRRREAGRLRYRDFFFVAVVYEAPHAADAALYPARCPHLGPRWRELPGRLLDVGFWGRWWVLGARLRDCDVNEEEFGGLPARLRHVSPHHLRSHRNESQFLEKFRPVTLTEEEIRRAESEAAAAPARAEGTRLGGDAGDP from the exons ATGGCGGAGCCTCTCGCTGCCGGGACAAAACGCACCGCCGTTGTACCGGACCCCCCCACGGGACCGGGACCCCCCGGCACCGGCCCGGTCCGCCCTCCCCCGCCTCAGGCCGCGGATCCCCGGCCCTGgcaccccccaaaaccccctcGGGGTCCCCGGGGCTCGGTGCTCCCGgtgcccccgccccggcccg GGTTCCTCCCGGTCCGACCCTCTCCCGCTTCCCCCCCCTTCGCCCCGCCAACTTGGTTCCCCCCACTGCGATGGTTCCGCCCGGTCCGTCGCCAGGTCCGTCCCGGCGGGACCCGCTTCCGGTCATGGCGGCGGCGacggccgggggggggccgcggcctCTGGGGCCGCGTCGCGGAGAGTCGCATCG GGCGCTGGTGGCGGGCGCTGCTGCAGGACTACGCGGCGGCGGTGCgggaggcggcggagggggCTCGTCGCCgtcccggggcggcggcgggttCCCTGGCGGGGTTGGCGGGGGCGGCCGCCtgcgccgccgccgtccccaGCGCCGAATCCTTCGAGGCGGCGACGGTGGAAGCGGCCGGCACGTTGCTGCTCCTCTCGCCCAGCacccgcagccccgccgccgaTCGGCACGTCCAACGCCTGCTGCGACGCCGCGAGGCCGGCCGGTTACGTTACCGCGACTTCTTCTTTGTGGCGGTGGTCTACGAAGCCCCCCACGCCGCCGACGCCGCGCTCTACCCGGCGCGGTGCCCGCACTTAGGGCCGCGGTGGCGGGAGCTGCCCGGTCGCCTCCTGGACGTGGGGTTCTGGGGAcgctggtgggtgctgggggccCGGCTGCGGGACTGCGACGTCAACGAGGAGGAGTTCGGGGGGCTGCCGGCCCGGCTGCGCCACGTGAGCCCCCACCACCTCCGCTCCCACCGCAACGAGAgccagttcctggaaaaattccGGCCCGTCACCCTCACCGAGGAGGAGATCCGGCGCGCCGAgagcgaggcggcggcggcaccggcacGCGCCGAGGGCACGCGGCTCGGCGGCGACGCCGGGGATCCGTAA